In Rhizobium sp. N324, a single genomic region encodes these proteins:
- the folB gene encoding dihydroneopterin aldolase, with protein MTTYTITLQNCAFFARHGVHDEEEFLGQRFFVDAELDVVAGEALKSDSIDDTVNYGIAFTVIEGIVTGKRRYLIEALALDIAKGLCETFPQVRRAKITVRKPNAPVPGVLDFVQVSVEHFA; from the coding sequence ATGACCACCTACACGATCACGCTGCAGAACTGCGCCTTCTTTGCGCGCCACGGCGTGCATGACGAGGAGGAATTCCTCGGCCAGCGCTTCTTCGTCGATGCCGAGCTCGATGTCGTTGCCGGCGAGGCGCTGAAAAGCGATTCGATCGACGATACCGTCAATTACGGCATCGCCTTCACGGTGATCGAGGGGATCGTCACCGGCAAACGGCGCTACCTGATCGAAGCCCTGGCGCTCGATATAGCCAAGGGGCTCTGCGAGACATTCCCGCAGGTCCGGCGGGCGAAGATCACGGTGCGCAAGCCGAACGCGCCGGTGCCCGGCGTGCTCGATTTCGTGCAGGTGAGCGTTGAACACTTTGCCTGA
- the folP gene encoding dihydropteroate synthase, translating into MTGFEGSLWRVGHGREIELGRRSLIMAIINVTPDSFSDGGRFETVDAAVEHGLRAVSEGAGIIDIGGESTRPNAAAVSPSEEQARVLPVIEALRGRTQALISIDTYRAETARLAVSAGAHIVNDVFGLQREPDIADIAAATGAGLCIMHTGRDRAKLPDVIADQVHFLKRSLEIAQAAGVNSDRIVLDPGFGFAKETAEENLELMARFSELSRFGLPLLAGTSRKRFLGAVTGREAADRDAATAVTSALLRVQGAAIFRVHNVAINRDALDIADAMLNARQEFERKRPT; encoded by the coding sequence GTGACAGGGTTCGAAGGCAGTTTATGGCGTGTGGGCCATGGCCGGGAGATCGAACTCGGCCGTCGTTCTCTCATCATGGCGATCATCAACGTGACGCCGGACTCCTTTTCCGACGGCGGACGCTTCGAAACCGTCGATGCTGCGGTCGAACATGGGCTTCGGGCGGTGAGCGAAGGGGCCGGGATTATCGATATCGGCGGCGAATCGACCCGGCCGAACGCCGCTGCCGTCAGCCCTTCCGAGGAGCAGGCGCGTGTGCTGCCGGTCATCGAGGCGCTGCGCGGGCGTACCCAGGCGCTGATTTCAATCGACACCTATCGCGCCGAGACGGCGCGGCTTGCGGTCAGCGCCGGCGCCCACATCGTCAACGACGTCTTTGGGCTGCAGAGGGAGCCGGATATCGCCGACATCGCGGCGGCGACCGGGGCCGGGCTCTGCATCATGCATACCGGCCGCGACAGGGCGAAGCTTCCCGACGTGATTGCCGACCAGGTGCATTTTCTGAAGCGGTCGCTTGAGATCGCCCAGGCAGCCGGCGTCAACAGCGACCGCATCGTGCTCGATCCCGGCTTCGGCTTCGCCAAGGAGACGGCAGAGGAGAACCTCGAACTGATGGCGCGGTTTTCCGAACTTTCCCGCTTCGGCCTGCCGCTGCTTGCGGGGACCTCGCGCAAACGCTTCCTCGGCGCGGTGACCGGGCGTGAGGCGGCAGACAGGGATGCGGCAACGGCCGTCACCAGCGCCTTGCTCAGGGTTCAGGGGGCTGCGATTTTCCGGGTGCATAATGTCGCAATCAACAGGGATGCGCTGGATATTGCCGATGCTATGCTGAATGCGCGCCAGGAATTCGAGAGGAAGCGGCCGACATGA
- a CDS encoding DUF922 domain-containing Zn-dependent protease: MPLAVRYMVLPIAFSIALSVCSPVQAEVIASKSYSYFDIRGKTADELDRELSRRGPTSSGSSARHPGATKIRFGGEATYIQDNGRCRVGNVKVTVHTQIILPRWNSRKGASKELSMIWDALSSDIKRHEERHAEIARDQARAMERAIRALPQQRGCEAMQELVSGESARGIEEHDRQQARFDRVEAVNFQKRMLRLLNNRINGRAGAK; the protein is encoded by the coding sequence ATGCCGCTTGCAGTGCGTTATATGGTCCTTCCTATCGCCTTTTCCATTGCTCTTTCCGTCTGCAGCCCAGTGCAAGCAGAAGTGATTGCATCGAAAAGCTATTCCTATTTCGACATTCGCGGCAAAACCGCGGATGAGCTCGACCGCGAACTCAGCCGGCGCGGGCCGACGTCGAGCGGTTCCTCGGCGCGCCACCCCGGCGCAACGAAGATCCGCTTCGGCGGTGAAGCCACCTATATCCAGGATAATGGCCGCTGCCGCGTCGGCAACGTCAAGGTCACGGTCCACACCCAGATCATCCTGCCGCGCTGGAACAGCCGCAAGGGCGCCAGCAAGGAGCTGTCGATGATCTGGGACGCCCTGTCGAGCGATATCAAGCGTCACGAGGAGCGCCATGCCGAAATCGCCCGCGATCAGGCCCGCGCCATGGAACGCGCCATCCGCGCCCTGCCGCAGCAGCGCGGCTGCGAAGCCATGCAGGAACTCGTCTCGGGCGAATCAGCTCGCGGTATAGAGGAGCACGATCGGCAGCAGGCGCGATTCGACCGGGTCGAGGCGGTCAATTTCCAGAAGCGCATGTTGAGATTGCTGAACAATCGAATCAATGGCCGAGCCGGCGCAAAATAA
- a CDS encoding 2Fe-2S iron-sulfur cluster-binding protein, with the protein MPKLTIVAFDGTHFDLDVDQGSTVMENAVRNSVPGIEAECGGACACATCHVYVDEAWTEQVGQPEAMEEDMLDFAFDVRPTSRLSCQIRMKAAYDGLVVHVPERQA; encoded by the coding sequence ATGCCCAAACTTACCATCGTCGCCTTCGACGGCACGCACTTCGACCTCGACGTCGACCAAGGCTCCACCGTCATGGAGAATGCCGTGCGCAATTCGGTGCCCGGCATCGAGGCCGAATGCGGCGGCGCCTGCGCCTGCGCGACCTGTCATGTCTATGTCGACGAGGCCTGGACCGAGCAGGTCGGCCAGCCGGAAGCGATGGAAGAGGATATGCTCGACTTCGCCTTCGATGTGCGCCCGACCTCGCGGCTGTCCTGTCAGATCCGCATGAAGGCTGCCTATGACGGCCTCGTGGTGCACGTGCCGGAGCGCCAGGCTTAA
- a CDS encoding Hpt domain-containing protein, which translates to MAAQMAALNIVFEAPDNAKGPCPSKVRPIDLVHLAKQTMGDKSLEIEVLQMFARQARACLQDIASGETIRVGAAAHRLKGAASSVGAFRVSQTAEAVEETGGDAGATAALGAAVIDAENFILKLCRG; encoded by the coding sequence ATGGCAGCTCAGATGGCAGCATTGAACATCGTATTCGAGGCGCCGGATAATGCAAAGGGACCCTGTCCCTCGAAGGTCCGGCCGATCGATCTCGTCCATCTCGCCAAGCAGACGATGGGCGACAAGTCGCTGGAAATTGAAGTCCTTCAGATGTTTGCACGCCAGGCTCGCGCATGTCTGCAGGATATTGCGAGCGGCGAAACCATCCGGGTCGGCGCGGCGGCGCACCGCCTGAAGGGCGCGGCAAGCTCGGTCGGCGCGTTCCGCGTGTCGCAGACGGCCGAAGCCGTCGAGGAAACCGGCGGTGACGCCGGTGCGACGGCTGCGCTCGGTGCCGCCGTCATCGACGCCGAGAATTTCATCCTGAAGCTCTGCCGCGGCTGA